In Thermotomaculum hydrothermale, a single genomic region encodes these proteins:
- the pgsA gene encoding CDP-diacylglycerol--glycerol-3-phosphate 3-phosphatidyltransferase gives MWRKINLPTYLTIFRIFMVPILVVVLLTRIEGKEIIGIFVFWLASITDFFDGYLARKRKQITALGQLLDPLADKLLIAGAFISLVELKLAPAWMVVIIIGREFAVNGLRQIATTYKIVIPASFWGKLKTVMQMAAISFLILGEKYIILKKIGIISLWIVLFVAIASGIDYFYKFWQRAGDSLFEEKGE, from the coding sequence ATGTGGAGAAAGATTAATTTACCAACCTATCTTACAATTTTCAGAATTTTTATGGTGCCTATCCTTGTTGTAGTTTTACTTACAAGGATTGAGGGAAAGGAAATCATAGGCATATTTGTTTTCTGGCTTGCATCCATAACAGATTTTTTTGACGGATACCTTGCAAGAAAAAGAAAACAGATTACTGCTTTAGGGCAACTGTTAGACCCATTAGCAGATAAACTTCTCATTGCAGGGGCATTTATTTCACTTGTTGAATTAAAGCTTGCACCTGCCTGGATGGTGGTAATTATTATAGGAAGAGAGTTCGCAGTTAACGGGTTAAGACAGATAGCAACCACCTACAAAATTGTAATCCCGGCATCATTCTGGGGAAAATTAAAGACAGTTATGCAGATGGCTGCCATTTCTTTTCTGATATTAGGTGAAAAATACATAATTTTAAAAAAAATAGGAATTATATCCCTGTGGATTGTTCTTTTTGTTGCAATCGCATCAGGAATTGACTACTTCTACAAATTCTGGC
- a CDS encoding class I SAM-dependent methyltransferase codes for MKYKDDYDMNILKRGISFLYTRIYNLFHSFEKEEIEPQDNFEREILKRSRKRTDINDHLLTIYRESIAIKPDLIVELGIRGGESTFVFERVAKKFNSVLISVDIEDCSNASQYEKWLFVQYDDIEFAKIFEKWCKERGIKPEIDILFIDTSHFYSHTKEEIKLWFPYLSSKAKVFFHDTNIDFIIKRKDGSLENGWDNKRGVIRAIEEFCGKDFNEKIEFEDECGEFGIKHFPFCSGLTILTKKSV; via the coding sequence TTGAAATACAAAGATGACTACGATATGAACATTCTCAAAAGAGGAATTTCATTTCTCTATACAAGAATATACAACCTTTTTCATTCTTTTGAAAAGGAAGAAATCGAGCCTCAAGACAATTTTGAAAGAGAGATTTTAAAAAGAAGCAGAAAGAGGACTGACATAAATGACCATCTTCTAACAATTTACAGGGAAAGCATAGCAATAAAGCCAGATTTAATAGTTGAATTAGGAATAAGGGGTGGAGAATCAACCTTTGTTTTTGAAAGGGTTGCAAAAAAGTTTAATTCAGTACTTATTAGCGTTGATATAGAGGATTGTTCAAATGCAAGCCAATATGAAAAATGGCTATTTGTTCAATATGATGATATTGAATTTGCTAAAATCTTTGAGAAATGGTGCAAAGAAAGGGGAATAAAGCCAGAGATAGATATTCTTTTCATAGACACCTCTCATTTTTATTCCCACACTAAAGAAGAGATAAAATTGTGGTTTCCATATCTCTCAAGTAAAGCAAAGGTCTTTTTTCACGATACAAACATAGATTTTATTATTAAAAGAAAAGATGGTTCTCTTGAAAACGGATGGGACAACAAAAGAGGGGTTATTAGAGCAATTGAAGAGTTTTGCGGAAAAGACTTTAACGAAAAAATAGAGTTTGAAGATGAATGCGGCGAATTCGGGATAAAACATTTTCCTTTTTGCTCTGGATTAACAATATTGACCAAAAAAAGTGTATAA